One Candidatus Zixiibacteriota bacterium DNA window includes the following coding sequences:
- a CDS encoding M36 family metallopeptidase: MLQLKNCSVRWDKDKYIPKKISGFQTVSGTGTPRAIAMAFLKKNAEALKIIDLIRDLKYEKTGESLGAGKVLFQQYFRGTPIHGAWVAVHVDHRNRVFMVRNDTVPIDSLEERVHKSKAKPLSAVSIQAIIKKRAKEHGWKDSPIRKESMIYAYKNTYRKVWKVKFGAVKPMAIWILFIDKSTGHVIDQHNIIKKGVTGKGRVFIPNPIVALNRDDLYNMLDRDAGVFQPAYKEVALHDLKPGGYLIGPYVDTTATRNPAFSAELKFIYNRYNNHFEEVMAYYHIDTVQRYIQSLGFKGKRGILNRSIKVNAHCGPEDNSYYNPMPEKKDLNFGDGGVDDAEDADIILHEYGHALQDDIISGFGQSQEGGAMGEGFGDYLAASFFEEYKTTPRKVRFAEWDVKAARGNKAGCLRYLNSPKHYPENMTGEVHDDGEIWSACLWKVRKLLGRKKADTVILESHFYLTQYSDFQDGAEAIIVAEKNLYGGKNSRALTKIFKDRGIL; this comes from the coding sequence ATGCTTCAACTGAAAAATTGCAGTGTGCGGTGGGATAAAGACAAATATATCCCCAAGAAGATATCGGGATTTCAGACCGTTTCGGGTACAGGGACGCCGCGAGCCATCGCCATGGCTTTCCTTAAAAAGAACGCAGAAGCTCTAAAAATAATCGACCTGATAAGGGATCTGAAATACGAGAAAACCGGCGAGAGCCTCGGCGCCGGAAAGGTTCTGTTCCAGCAGTATTTCCGCGGGACTCCCATTCACGGCGCCTGGGTGGCCGTTCATGTCGACCATAGAAATCGTGTATTCATGGTCAGGAATGATACTGTGCCGATAGACTCCCTTGAAGAAAGGGTGCACAAATCAAAAGCCAAACCGCTGTCCGCGGTTTCGATTCAGGCCATTATCAAGAAGAGAGCAAAAGAGCATGGCTGGAAAGACTCTCCCATCAGGAAGGAAAGCATGATATATGCTTATAAGAATACTTATCGGAAAGTCTGGAAAGTTAAATTCGGCGCCGTAAAGCCGATGGCCATCTGGATTCTCTTTATCGACAAGAGCACCGGTCATGTCATCGACCAGCATAATATCATTAAGAAAGGTGTGACGGGTAAAGGGAGAGTTTTCATCCCCAATCCGATCGTGGCTCTCAATAGAGACGACCTCTATAATATGCTGGACCGCGACGCCGGAGTATTCCAGCCCGCCTATAAGGAAGTGGCTCTGCATGACCTCAAGCCGGGCGGCTACCTTATCGGGCCTTATGTCGACACCACGGCAACACGCAATCCGGCATTTTCCGCCGAACTCAAATTCATTTATAACCGCTATAATAACCACTTTGAAGAAGTTATGGCTTACTACCATATCGATACCGTGCAGAGGTATATCCAATCATTGGGATTCAAGGGAAAAAGAGGGATACTGAATCGAAGCATCAAGGTGAATGCCCACTGCGGCCCCGAGGATAATTCCTACTATAACCCCATGCCCGAGAAAAAGGATTTGAACTTCGGCGACGGCGGCGTCGATGACGCGGAGGATGCCGATATCATTCTTCACGAGTACGGCCATGCCCTTCAGGACGATATTATCAGCGGATTCGGGCAGAGTCAGGAGGGAGGAGCAATGGGCGAAGGATTCGGCGATTATCTGGCCGCTTCCTTCTTTGAGGAATATAAGACGACGCCGAGAAAAGTGCGCTTTGCCGAGTGGGATGTCAAAGCCGCCCGGGGCAACAAGGCAGGATGCCTTAGATATTTGAATAGTCCCAAGCATTACCCCGAGAATATGACAGGCGAGGTTCACGACGACGGAGAAATCTGGTCGGCCTGTCTCTGGAAGGTGCGAAAGCTCCTGGGAAGAAAGAAGGCGGATACGGTCATTCTGGAAAGCCATTTCTATCTGACCCAGTATTCCGATTTCCAGGATGGCGCCGAGGCAATCATCGTAGCCGAAAAAAACCTTTATGGCGGCAAGAACAGCCGGGCGCTCACCAAAATATTTAAAGACCGGGGAATATTATAG
- a CDS encoding peptidoglycan-binding domain-containing protein, with protein MTVYMLGSRGTEVRKIQEKLKKLDYYHGPLDGEFGGGTDAAVRSFQRLKGLKIDGRVGPITWKELFHTKIADPVIIKENIERKCLTLTGCFETSVGIPECFAGLSSDFDGQGLSFGALQWNFGKDSLQPLLREMINSRPDIMESIFHGNYSVLLAALESDKAELMAFARSIQNPVTFSIYEPWRGMFKSLGRREEFQKIQLKYSGEIFQAALHLCREYELWSERALALMFDISVQNGSISQLVKARIHAGFEELPSQMSSDAREIEKMRIVANRRADSAQPEWAEDVRARKLCCANGAGYVHGVNYDLEAQFGIKLSRYDQ; from the coding sequence ATGACAGTTTATATGCTCGGTTCGCGAGGTACCGAAGTACGTAAAATTCAGGAGAAGCTCAAAAAACTGGATTACTATCATGGCCCGCTCGACGGCGAATTCGGGGGCGGCACCGATGCGGCCGTCAGGTCTTTCCAGAGGCTAAAAGGGCTGAAGATTGACGGTCGGGTCGGCCCGATAACCTGGAAAGAACTGTTCCATACAAAAATTGCCGATCCGGTTATAATAAAAGAAAACATCGAGCGCAAATGCCTTACCCTGACCGGCTGCTTTGAGACCTCTGTCGGTATCCCGGAATGCTTTGCCGGACTCAGCAGCGATTTCGACGGCCAGGGCCTGAGCTTTGGCGCCCTCCAATGGAATTTCGGTAAGGACTCGCTGCAGCCTCTTCTCAGAGAGATGATAAACAGCCGCCCGGATATCATGGAATCAATCTTCCATGGAAATTATTCGGTGCTCCTGGCGGCGCTGGAGTCAGACAAGGCGGAACTGATGGCCTTTGCCAGGTCAATTCAGAATCCTGTCACATTTTCAATCTATGAGCCATGGCGCGGAATGTTCAAATCGCTGGGTCGAAGAGAGGAGTTTCAAAAAATTCAACTCAAATATTCAGGTGAGATATTTCAGGCGGCGCTTCATCTCTGCCGGGAATACGAACTCTGGTCGGAGCGGGCCCTGGCCTTGATGTTTGATATTAGTGTGCAGAACGGAAGCATCAGCCAACTGGTCAAAGCCCGCATCCATGCCGGATTCGAAGAACTCCCCTCTCAAATGTCATCCGATGCACGGGAAATTGAAAAAATGCGCATCGTGGCCAACCGCCGCGCCGACTCAGCGCAACCCGAGTGGGCCGAGGATGTTCGCGCCCGCAAGCTCTGCTGTGCCAACGGCGCCGGGTATGTCCATGGTGTGAACTATGACCTCGAGGCGCAGTTCGGCATAAAACTCTCTCGATATGATCAGTGA
- a CDS encoding immune inhibitor A, with amino-acid sequence MSRIPEITAENLPGSLFLISLAGDVNSIAPPETPSLTSPDSIPGGSSYSVDWSLYDTINPPVNYELLEMQDLQTGTDSANNFNSWLTSGYVLSNTYYHSSGSSFHSGTPSLAFRYVQSTTPYLVKPNDTLKFWTNYSLTETWDFAWVEVSTNGTTFFTIPGNLTISNNYFYHNRGHGITGNSGDWVEGRFDLSAFVGQEIYVRFSYKDHDLYYAGQGIYIDDISPISGFETTTVLSSSLTDTSYAISGRPDGIYYYKVRAKDEENQWGVFSNISQTTVGSPYVCGDANKDRIVNIKDITYLINFLYKGGLAPDPMQAGDANGDGIVNIRDVTYLINYLYKGGPIPICPPN; translated from the coding sequence GTGTCACGGATTCCGGAAATCACCGCGGAAAATCTTCCGGGCAGTCTATTTCTGATTTCACTGGCCGGGGACGTCAATTCAATCGCTCCTCCGGAAACACCATCCCTAACCTCGCCCGACAGCATTCCCGGCGGCAGTTCATACTCCGTTGATTGGTCACTGTATGATACAATCAACCCACCGGTAAATTACGAATTGCTCGAGATGCAGGATTTACAGACCGGGACCGATTCGGCCAATAATTTTAATTCCTGGCTTACCAGCGGCTATGTCCTTTCGAATACCTACTATCATTCTTCCGGCAGCAGCTTCCATTCCGGTACCCCCAGCCTTGCCTTTCGATATGTTCAATCGACGACCCCTTATCTGGTTAAACCCAACGACACGCTGAAATTCTGGACTAATTATTCTTTGACCGAAACTTGGGATTTTGCCTGGGTTGAGGTTTCGACGAATGGGACGACGTTTTTCACGATTCCCGGCAACCTCACGATCAGCAACAATTATTTTTATCACAATCGCGGCCATGGTATAACGGGCAACTCCGGCGACTGGGTAGAAGGGCGATTTGACCTATCGGCCTTTGTCGGGCAGGAAATTTATGTCCGCTTTTCATATAAGGATCATGATCTCTACTACGCGGGGCAGGGCATCTATATCGATGATATCAGCCCCATCAGCGGTTTTGAGACTACGACCGTTCTGTCGTCATCGCTGACCGATACTTCGTATGCGATTTCGGGTCGACCGGACGGCATATACTATTACAAAGTAAGGGCCAAAGATGAGGAGAATCAATGGGGCGTGTTTTCGAACATCAGTCAGACCACCGTTGGTTCCCCCTATGTGTGCGGAGATGCCAATAAGGATAGAATAGTGAATATCAAAGATATTACCTATCTTATCAATTTCCTTTACAAGGGCGGTCTGGCGCCGGATCCGATGCAGGCCGGTGATGCCAATGGCGACGGCATAGTAAATATCAGAGATGTTACTTACTTGATAAACTACCTGTATAAAGGGGGGCCGATTCCGATCTGTCCTCCGAATTAA